The Microbacterium paraoxydans genome includes a window with the following:
- a CDS encoding winged helix-turn-helix domain-containing protein → MSNSALLERPAVTAPSRTVRPAEPSAPLAPAGADLPAVRSPRGFALYVGLDEIKAAEAGVSLPLLVDALRRTLAELAPGAETHATVALAPQGSGGRDLDVVRLALQEPGAIARTKAAAEEETTPEESGVTVDISRKRVLIDGESAAFTYKEFELLQYLVLREGRTIERSELVAALWQAQDDETPGERTIDVHVRRLRAKLGRYEDIVRTVRGIGYRFDRHADVVIRYGHGTPSPDRF, encoded by the coding sequence ATGTCGAACTCCGCCCTTCTCGAGCGTCCCGCCGTCACCGCCCCCAGCCGCACCGTCCGACCCGCCGAGCCGTCGGCCCCGCTGGCCCCGGCCGGCGCCGACCTCCCCGCCGTCCGCTCGCCCCGCGGCTTCGCCCTCTACGTCGGCCTGGACGAGATCAAGGCCGCCGAAGCCGGTGTGAGCCTTCCGCTGCTCGTCGACGCCCTCCGCCGCACGCTGGCCGAGCTCGCGCCCGGCGCCGAGACCCACGCCACCGTCGCCCTCGCCCCGCAAGGCTCCGGCGGCCGAGACCTCGACGTCGTGCGTCTCGCCCTGCAGGAGCCCGGCGCGATCGCCCGCACCAAGGCCGCCGCCGAGGAGGAGACCACGCCCGAGGAGTCCGGCGTCACCGTCGACATCTCCCGCAAGCGCGTGCTCATCGACGGCGAATCCGCCGCCTTCACCTACAAGGAGTTCGAGCTGCTGCAGTATCTCGTCCTCCGCGAGGGCCGTACGATCGAGCGCAGCGAGCTCGTCGCCGCCCTCTGGCAGGCCCAGGACGACGAGACCCCGGGCGAGCGCACGATCGACGTGCACGTGCGCCGGCTGCGGGCGAAGCTCGGCCGGTACGAGGACATCGTCCGTACCGTGCGCGGCATCGGCTACCGGTTCGACCGTCACGCCGACGTCGTCATCCGCTACGGCCACGGAACCCCGTCGCCCGACCGCTTCTGA
- a CDS encoding GNAT family N-acetyltransferase, producing the protein MTISHTVGGFILTDEKDASRYTLTRDGKLVSVLDYRDDGHTVALTRAYTVPAFRGNGYAGKVVEGAVADIAERGDRKVDAVCWYVAEWFAAHPEQSGLLRTR; encoded by the coding sequence ATGACGATCTCGCACACCGTCGGCGGCTTCATCCTGACCGACGAGAAGGACGCATCGCGGTACACCCTCACGCGCGACGGGAAGCTCGTCAGCGTGCTCGACTACCGGGACGACGGCCACACGGTCGCCCTCACCCGGGCCTACACGGTCCCGGCATTCCGCGGGAACGGGTACGCCGGGAAGGTGGTCGAGGGGGCGGTGGCCGACATCGCGGAGCGCGGCGACCGCAAGGTGGACGCCGTCTGCTGGTACGTGGCGGAGTGGTTCGCCGCGCACCCCGAGCAGTCGGGTCTTCTCCGCACGCGCTGA
- a CDS encoding DIP1984 family protein has product MRLAEALAARADLQRRIEQLRARIVANARYQEGEEPAEDATALIEEADAALTRLQSLIRRINVTNARLDIGPDGTMTDALAARDVLRLRHAVLTDAAGAASGANEQYLRQMRSELRQVSALPVAALRARADAVAQELRELDNRIQQANWSHDLEEESGSR; this is encoded by the coding sequence ATGAGACTCGCCGAAGCCCTCGCCGCCCGCGCCGACCTGCAGCGCCGCATCGAGCAGCTGCGGGCGCGCATCGTCGCGAACGCCCGGTACCAGGAGGGCGAGGAGCCCGCCGAGGACGCGACGGCGTTGATCGAGGAGGCGGATGCTGCGCTGACCCGGCTGCAGAGCCTCATCCGCCGCATCAACGTCACGAACGCCCGGCTCGACATCGGCCCGGACGGGACGATGACCGATGCGCTGGCCGCGCGGGACGTGCTGCGTCTGCGTCACGCCGTGCTCACGGACGCGGCGGGCGCGGCCTCGGGGGCGAACGAGCAGTACCTGCGGCAGATGCGCTCGGAGCTGCGGCAGGTGTCGGCGCTGCCCGTCGCCGCGCTGCGTGCGCGGGCGGATGCGGTCGCCCAGGAGCTCCGAGAGCTCGACAACCGGATCCAGCAGGCGAACTGGTCGCATGACCTCGAGGAGGAGAGCGGAAGTCGGTAG
- a CDS encoding exonuclease SbcCD subunit D: MRILHTSDWHIGRTFHGNSTMDALAEVLAALTTQVREHEVDVVIVAGDVFDSATPSAAAYTLLGDALVGLHETGARVVVTSGNHDSAARLGFQARLLRDGIHVLTDPLAVGTPVTIDDAHGPVHFFGIPYLEPAIVRQHWPEGDAEGRQLRTQAQTMTHAMTLVRAGMQEHEGRSVAIAHCFAAGVEPTEGLEREVRQGGLDVVPLRAFDGPDYVALGHIHGRQQVSERVRYAGAPLHYSFGEQHKPRGSWLVDLDADGLAGVEWLELPVPRRLVTLTGTFEEILSAESVAAHADAWVCAVYTDAVPQTEPMRRLREAYPHCAMVQHQPAATGEERERSYGERLRSAVTDADRIEAFLEHVRAGQGATEVERELIREVLDDRVRAEALV, encoded by the coding sequence ATGCGGATCCTGCACACCTCGGACTGGCACATCGGCCGGACGTTCCATGGCAACTCCACCATGGATGCGCTCGCCGAGGTGCTCGCCGCCCTGACCACGCAGGTCAGGGAGCATGAGGTGGACGTGGTTATCGTCGCGGGCGACGTGTTCGACTCCGCCACGCCCTCGGCCGCCGCCTACACCCTGCTCGGAGACGCTCTCGTCGGTCTGCACGAGACGGGAGCGCGGGTGGTCGTCACCAGTGGCAACCACGACTCCGCCGCGCGGCTGGGGTTCCAGGCCCGACTGCTGCGCGACGGCATCCACGTGCTCACCGATCCCCTCGCGGTCGGCACGCCCGTCACGATCGACGATGCCCACGGTCCCGTGCACTTCTTCGGTATCCCGTACCTGGAGCCCGCGATCGTCCGCCAGCACTGGCCGGAGGGCGACGCCGAGGGGCGGCAGCTGCGCACGCAGGCCCAGACCATGACGCACGCGATGACGCTCGTCCGCGCGGGCATGCAGGAGCACGAGGGCCGGTCGGTCGCCATCGCCCACTGCTTCGCCGCGGGCGTGGAGCCGACGGAGGGTCTCGAGCGCGAGGTGCGGCAGGGCGGCCTCGACGTCGTCCCCCTCCGCGCGTTCGACGGCCCCGACTACGTCGCACTGGGCCACATCCACGGTCGCCAGCAGGTGAGCGAGCGGGTGCGGTACGCCGGCGCTCCGCTGCACTACAGCTTCGGCGAACAGCACAAGCCGCGCGGCTCCTGGCTGGTCGACCTGGATGCCGACGGCCTTGCGGGCGTCGAGTGGCTGGAGCTTCCGGTTCCGCGGCGACTGGTCACGCTGACCGGCACCTTCGAGGAGATCCTCTCCGCAGAGAGCGTGGCCGCGCACGCCGACGCCTGGGTGTGCGCCGTCTACACCGACGCCGTGCCGCAGACCGAGCCCATGCGACGGCTCCGCGAGGCGTACCCGCACTGTGCCATGGTGCAGCATCAGCCCGCTGCGACCGGAGAGGAGCGCGAGCGGTCGTACGGTGAGCGGCTGCGGTCCGCGGTGACCGATGCCGACCGGATCGAGGCGTTCCTCGAGCACGTGCGCGCCGGCCAGGGAGCCACCGAGGTCGAACGCGAGCTGATCCGCGAGGTGCTCGACGACCGGGTCCGCGCGGAAGCCCTCGTCTAG
- a CDS encoding AAA family ATPase, which produces MRLHRLEVEGFGPFRARQTVDFDAFADDGIFLIAGRTGAGKSSILDAVCFGLYGGVPRYDGGEKRLRSDHSEPDDPSEVVVEFSTPSGRYRVTRSPEYLRPARRGGGLTKQAAAVSLEELTDDGWVGRAARAVDVAHELDDILQLSREQFLQVILLAQNRFSEFLLAGSRDRQALLRRLFGTERFEDVQARFDERRRHAEQSLGARLATVSARLDEAERLVADADLGRDAGDADGEVGPEAQGEGLTTADRLAELERAQARAAYRAERRAAERQEAEKRFEAADAVLAAAREDQRAQSERDRARAAMARLDAEEEAIAEAKAELARARAAEVLRSSITAADRAVTAADDAVAAEKRARADWDQLGVETDDLDAWIADRTRASGVWERAVVLEAEAPRRAAERVTAEEAVANAERRCADGEAERAALPGRIAAVTAERDDARRLGDRLPAMESARVAAELRREAAEEAARLQQECAAADLVLAEATSAQAAAQSALAELRQRRIDGMAGELASALIEGHPCPVCGAREHPTPADHSAAVSVEDIAAAETRRDEAARREQQASSTCTSLQVELAAALARADGRDVETAKAELDAAVAAEKEALAAAEAAGLRDGELVELSAQQSALEERRVQDEAALAEAREQLALVVQRDEAARTAIDEARGSYASVAERMTEATTHLAVARRLLDAEAERARRQQAAAEAAAERDAALDASEFSDVEAATAALRPPAVQTELDERVTTHAVQREKERALLFDLELRTLPEEPIDLAPHEQAALDARAAWSAAVDEATRTAGDAVRLAGLIDAAKDEHARTAEDAAAFEVLQALADTIAGRGANTRKMTLETFVLAAELEEIVDAANRRLHDMSEGRYRLQHSDALAARGAASGLGIVVADAFTGQTRPPQSLSGGETFLTSLALALGLAEVVTARAGGIRLDTLFIDEGFGSLDGDTLDVAMRTLDELRQGGRTVGVISHVEAMQEQIPAQLTVRALPNGPSVIETR; this is translated from the coding sequence GTGCGGCTGCATCGTCTGGAGGTCGAGGGATTCGGGCCCTTCCGTGCGCGGCAGACCGTGGACTTCGACGCCTTCGCCGACGACGGGATCTTCCTCATCGCCGGCCGCACCGGAGCGGGGAAGTCGAGCATCCTGGATGCGGTCTGCTTCGGGCTGTACGGCGGGGTGCCGCGGTACGACGGCGGGGAGAAGAGGCTCCGCAGCGACCACAGCGAACCGGACGACCCCTCCGAGGTCGTCGTCGAGTTCAGCACGCCGTCCGGCCGCTACCGGGTCACGCGTTCCCCCGAGTACCTCCGGCCGGCCCGGCGGGGAGGAGGCCTGACGAAGCAGGCGGCGGCGGTCTCCCTGGAGGAGCTCACGGACGACGGCTGGGTCGGTCGCGCGGCGCGGGCCGTCGACGTGGCGCACGAGCTCGACGACATCCTTCAGCTCAGCCGCGAGCAGTTCCTGCAGGTGATCCTGCTGGCCCAGAACCGGTTCTCGGAGTTCCTGCTCGCAGGCAGCAGAGACCGGCAGGCGCTGCTGCGCCGGCTCTTCGGCACCGAGCGTTTCGAAGACGTGCAGGCGCGGTTCGACGAGCGGCGGCGCCACGCCGAGCAGAGCCTCGGGGCGCGTCTCGCCACGGTGTCCGCCCGGCTGGACGAGGCCGAGCGCCTCGTGGCGGATGCCGACCTCGGACGCGACGCCGGCGACGCCGACGGCGAGGTCGGACCGGAGGCGCAGGGGGAGGGCCTCACGACGGCCGATCGCCTGGCGGAGCTGGAACGGGCGCAGGCTCGCGCTGCGTACCGGGCGGAACGGCGCGCTGCCGAGCGTCAGGAGGCGGAGAAGCGGTTCGAGGCCGCCGATGCTGTTCTGGCCGCCGCACGGGAGGATCAACGCGCGCAGAGCGAGCGCGACCGTGCCCGTGCGGCGATGGCGCGTCTGGACGCCGAGGAGGAAGCCATCGCCGAGGCGAAGGCGGAGCTCGCCAGGGCGCGGGCGGCCGAGGTGCTGCGGTCCTCGATCACCGCGGCCGACCGTGCCGTGACGGCGGCTGATGACGCGGTGGCTGCGGAGAAGCGCGCACGCGCGGACTGGGATCAGCTCGGTGTCGAGACCGACGACCTCGATGCGTGGATCGCCGACCGGACACGGGCCTCCGGGGTCTGGGAGCGCGCCGTCGTGCTGGAGGCCGAGGCGCCGCGCCGCGCCGCCGAGCGCGTCACCGCAGAGGAGGCCGTCGCCAACGCCGAGCGCCGGTGCGCCGACGGCGAGGCGGAGCGCGCGGCGCTGCCCGGACGGATCGCCGCCGTCACCGCGGAGCGGGATGACGCCCGTCGGCTCGGCGACCGGCTCCCGGCCATGGAGAGCGCGCGCGTCGCTGCCGAGCTCCGCCGGGAGGCGGCGGAAGAGGCGGCACGTCTGCAGCAGGAGTGCGCCGCGGCCGACCTGGTCCTCGCCGAGGCGACGTCCGCACAGGCCGCCGCGCAGTCGGCTCTGGCCGAGCTGCGCCAGCGCCGGATCGACGGCATGGCCGGGGAGCTGGCGTCCGCTCTGATCGAGGGTCACCCCTGCCCGGTGTGCGGGGCGCGGGAGCATCCGACGCCGGCAGACCACAGCGCCGCGGTCTCCGTGGAGGACATCGCGGCTGCGGAGACTCGGAGGGACGAGGCGGCGCGCCGCGAGCAGCAGGCGAGCTCGACCTGCACGTCGCTGCAGGTCGAGCTCGCTGCGGCTCTGGCGCGCGCGGACGGACGAGACGTCGAGACGGCGAAGGCCGAGCTCGATGCCGCCGTGGCCGCCGAGAAGGAGGCGCTCGCCGCGGCCGAGGCCGCGGGGCTGCGCGACGGCGAGCTCGTCGAACTCAGCGCCCAGCAGAGCGCGCTCGAGGAGCGGCGCGTCCAGGACGAGGCGGCCCTCGCCGAAGCCCGCGAGCAGCTCGCCCTGGTCGTCCAGCGCGACGAGGCCGCCCGTACGGCGATCGACGAGGCGCGAGGGAGCTACGCGTCGGTGGCTGAGCGCATGACGGAGGCCACCACCCACCTCGCCGTCGCACGCCGCCTCCTCGACGCCGAAGCCGAACGGGCGCGGAGGCAGCAGGCGGCCGCGGAGGCGGCTGCCGAGAGGGATGCCGCCCTCGACGCCTCCGAGTTCTCCGACGTCGAGGCCGCCACCGCGGCGCTGCGTCCGCCGGCGGTGCAGACGGAGCTGGACGAGCGGGTGACGACGCACGCCGTGCAACGGGAGAAGGAGCGCGCCCTGCTCTTCGACCTCGAGCTGCGCACACTGCCGGAGGAGCCGATCGACCTCGCGCCCCATGAGCAGGCGGCGCTCGACGCCAGAGCGGCGTGGTCCGCCGCCGTCGACGAGGCCACCAGGACGGCGGGCGATGCGGTGCGGCTGGCCGGCCTCATCGACGCCGCGAAGGACGAGCATGCCCGCACGGCGGAGGATGCCGCGGCGTTCGAGGTGCTCCAGGCCCTCGCCGACACGATCGCCGGACGAGGGGCGAACACCCGCAAGATGACGCTGGAGACCTTCGTGCTGGCGGCGGAACTCGAGGAGATCGTCGATGCCGCGAACCGCCGCCTCCACGACATGTCGGAGGGGCGCTACCGCCTGCAGCACTCCGACGCCCTGGCTGCGCGCGGTGCGGCGTCCGGGCTGGGCATCGTGGTCGCCGACGCCTTCACCGGGCAGACCCGTCCGCCGCAGTCGCTCTCGGGCGGCGAGACCTTCCTCACCTCCCTCGCGCTCGCCCTCGGACTGGCCGAGGTCGTGACGGCCCGCGCCGGAGGCATCCGCCTGGACACGCTGTTCATCGACGAGGGATTCGGGTCGCTCGACGGCGACACGCTCGACGTCGCGATGCGCACGCTCGACGAGCTGCGGCAGGGCGGTCGCACGGTCGGCGTCATCAGCCACGTCGAGGCGATGCAGGAGCAGATCCCCGCGCAGCTCACGGTCCGTGCGCTGCCGAACGGACCGAGCGTCATCGAGACGCGCTGA
- a CDS encoding phosphorylase family protein, with product MKLLVAALESELSAFPEELDGFDRLVTGPGKLPATYALTRALDAKSYDEVVVVGTAGSIEKGRAYAVHEIATAVQHDVIDLDGVVGRHVSLPPQVTTGREGVVIATGDHFVNDAEVTAVIRPMGAALVDMETYAYIWVAGQFGVPIRAFRAVSDQAEDGALADFREAIARCSIELREVIRAEYGV from the coding sequence GTGAAGCTCCTCGTCGCCGCCCTCGAGTCCGAACTGTCCGCCTTCCCCGAGGAGCTCGACGGCTTCGACCGCCTGGTCACCGGCCCCGGAAAGCTGCCGGCGACGTACGCCCTGACCCGCGCCCTCGACGCGAAGAGCTACGACGAGGTCGTCGTCGTCGGCACCGCGGGCTCCATCGAGAAGGGGCGTGCGTACGCGGTGCACGAGATCGCGACCGCGGTTCAGCACGACGTGATCGACCTGGACGGCGTCGTCGGACGGCACGTCTCGCTTCCGCCGCAGGTGACCACAGGCCGCGAGGGCGTCGTGATCGCCACGGGTGATCACTTCGTGAACGACGCCGAGGTCACCGCCGTGATCCGGCCGATGGGTGCCGCCCTGGTGGACATGGAGACCTACGCCTACATCTGGGTGGCGGGGCAGTTCGGCGTGCCGATCCGCGCCTTCCGCGCCGTTTCCGACCAGGCGGAGGACGGCGCCCTGGCCGACTTCCGCGAGGCCATCGCCCGGTGCAGCATCGAGCTGCGCGAGGTGATCCGCGCCGAATACGGGGTCTGA
- the nadE gene encoding ammonia-dependent NAD(+) synthetase has product MSLQKQIAEDLGARPDIDPEAEVERRVGFLADYLRTTGAKGFVLGISGGQDSTLAGRLAQLAVERVRAEGGEATFLAVRLPYRVQHDADDAQAALDFIAPDSSIEVNIQNGVEGVEKDIESAVSSDISDFNRGNIKARLRMVTQYALAGHEGLIVIGTDHAAEAVTGFYTKFGDGAADVLPLAGLTKRQGRALLQFLDAPERLAFKVPTADLLDDQPGRTDEDELGLTYEQIDDFLEGREVDPEVAGRIEARYLATQHKRHLPVTPDDTWWR; this is encoded by the coding sequence GTGTCGTTGCAGAAGCAGATCGCGGAAGACCTGGGCGCCCGGCCCGACATCGATCCCGAAGCGGAGGTGGAGCGTCGCGTCGGCTTCCTCGCGGACTACCTGCGCACGACCGGCGCGAAGGGCTTCGTCCTCGGCATCTCCGGCGGACAGGACTCGACGCTCGCGGGGCGCCTCGCCCAGCTCGCGGTGGAGCGGGTGCGTGCGGAGGGCGGGGAGGCGACCTTCCTCGCGGTGCGCCTGCCCTATCGCGTCCAGCACGACGCCGACGACGCGCAGGCGGCCCTGGACTTCATCGCGCCGGACTCGTCGATCGAGGTCAACATCCAGAACGGCGTCGAAGGCGTCGAGAAGGACATCGAGTCCGCCGTCTCCAGCGACATCTCCGACTTCAACCGCGGCAACATCAAGGCCCGCCTGCGCATGGTCACCCAGTATGCGCTCGCCGGTCACGAGGGTCTGATCGTCATCGGCACCGACCACGCCGCCGAGGCCGTCACGGGGTTCTACACGAAGTTCGGCGACGGGGCCGCTGACGTGCTCCCGCTGGCCGGTCTCACGAAGCGACAGGGGCGGGCCCTGCTCCAGTTCCTGGACGCTCCGGAGCGCCTGGCCTTCAAGGTCCCCACCGCCGACCTCCTCGACGACCAGCCGGGGCGCACGGACGAGGACGAGCTGGGGCTGACGTACGAGCAGATCGACGACTTCCTCGAAGGGCGGGAGGTCGACCCCGAGGTCGCCGGCCGCATCGAGGCGCGGTACCTCGCGACCCAGCACAAGCGTCATCTCCCGGTGACCCCCGACGACACCTGGTGGCGCTGA
- a CDS encoding TM0106 family RecB-like putative nuclease encodes MRIDTGAQRVIWSASDLKAAAECEFAWSRAIDAKLGRVPAVEEPEDATLLRAAQLGDVHEQNVLDRYIRELGDERVHRIAKVSSSDPEALAAAVDETLSALRSDALVVFQAAFATDEFVGFADFLRRDADGRWRVQDSKLARKARVTALMQLAAYVDQLDRLGIPRADEVDLIHGDNSVSTHAVDDLLPLFRVRRSRLRALIADRAVADGAAGAPLAWGDDRGDLRVVACGRCATCEEQVLAHRDLLMVARMRPVQRARLRAAGILTIDDLAAATQAPEGMNVDTFENLRAQARVQLRADAEGAATYDVHYAAAIHTLPVPSHGDIFFDFEGDPLYTEPAPDGEAEWGIDYLFGWVDNADQYTALWAHSFAEERRALETFLDFVKVRRAAHPGMHIYHYAPYETSHLVAMAARHGVREGEVDRLLREGVFVDLYPLVLRTVRVGSRSYSIKKLEPLYMGEDVRTSDVQKGDDSIVQYVAARELAAAGAQAEADAVLADLADYNRYDCVSTRRLRNWLIEIARAEGVTPAPPDDADEVIYEPSPRSLALLGDAERAVEVGDDGLVHRIAAAAIDYFPREAKSFWVAHFQRLREPVTMWDGTRDVVKVDATRSRVRRDWSIGEGRRVLSRELEIRGEVSPGTTLGPGAQPFALYDVPAPFDTDVPSRAVHVPHGVTVVEVLDDGYLVVESAVQGQTWDDLPVALTPAAPPRVVSLQQAIDEWADAVHAAAPDFPEDAATDILRRLPPRTVSGNALPAAGDDPIDAIVRGVLDLDRSYLAVQGPPGTGKTYTGSQVIARLVNEHGFRIGVVAQSHAIIETLLERVVADGVAPGQVAKCPKDADADPGYTVIPKTGMAAFLAEHENEGAVVGGTAWDFSNTQRVARGELDLLVIDEAGQFSLASTIAVAAGAQRLLLLGDPQQLPQVSQGAHPEPVDTSALGWVMDGDPVVRPEYGYFLARSWRMHPYVAAPVSKLAYAGKLASAPGTERRAVEGIDPGLHVVPLRHRGNATQSPEEAAEVVRIVRDLVGRTFHDNDAEGSVRPLKPEDIIVVAPYNAQRQLVHDALAAAGFGGVPVGTVDNFQGKEAVVSITTLAASSGRDAPRGPEFLLLQNRLNVAISRAQVVAYLIHSPALLDDLPYTPEGVARLSAFARLVGAAEEEES; translated from the coding sequence GTGCGGATCGACACAGGGGCGCAGCGGGTCATCTGGAGCGCGAGCGACCTCAAGGCGGCCGCCGAGTGCGAGTTCGCATGGTCGCGGGCGATCGACGCGAAACTGGGTCGGGTCCCCGCCGTCGAGGAGCCGGAGGACGCGACGCTCCTCCGCGCCGCCCAGCTGGGAGACGTGCACGAGCAGAACGTGCTCGACCGCTACATCCGGGAGCTCGGCGACGAACGGGTGCACCGGATCGCCAAGGTCTCCTCGAGCGATCCTGAGGCGCTCGCGGCCGCCGTCGACGAGACGCTGAGCGCTCTGCGGTCCGACGCGCTGGTCGTCTTCCAGGCGGCCTTCGCCACCGACGAGTTCGTCGGGTTCGCCGACTTCCTCCGCCGCGATGCGGACGGACGCTGGCGGGTGCAGGACTCGAAGCTCGCCCGAAAGGCCCGCGTGACCGCCCTCATGCAGCTCGCGGCATATGTCGATCAGCTCGACCGGCTCGGCATCCCTCGAGCCGACGAGGTCGACCTCATCCACGGGGACAACAGCGTCAGCACGCACGCCGTCGACGACCTCCTTCCGCTGTTCCGTGTGCGTCGGTCGCGGCTGCGCGCTCTCATCGCGGACCGCGCCGTGGCCGATGGCGCCGCCGGGGCGCCCCTCGCGTGGGGTGACGACCGCGGCGACCTGCGCGTGGTCGCCTGCGGGCGCTGCGCCACCTGCGAGGAGCAGGTGCTGGCCCACCGGGACCTCCTTATGGTCGCCCGCATGCGTCCGGTGCAGCGGGCCCGTCTCCGCGCCGCCGGGATCCTCACGATCGACGACCTGGCTGCGGCGACGCAGGCCCCCGAGGGCATGAACGTCGACACCTTCGAGAACCTCCGCGCCCAGGCCCGGGTGCAGCTGCGGGCGGATGCCGAGGGCGCGGCGACGTACGACGTGCACTACGCCGCGGCGATCCACACCCTCCCGGTGCCCAGCCACGGCGACATCTTCTTCGACTTCGAGGGCGATCCGCTGTACACCGAGCCCGCCCCCGACGGCGAGGCGGAGTGGGGCATCGACTACCTGTTCGGCTGGGTCGACAACGCCGACCAGTACACCGCTCTCTGGGCGCACTCGTTCGCGGAGGAACGCCGGGCGCTGGAGACCTTCCTCGACTTCGTGAAGGTGCGCCGCGCCGCGCACCCCGGCATGCACATCTACCACTACGCCCCCTACGAGACCTCGCATCTGGTCGCGATGGCCGCCCGCCACGGCGTGCGCGAGGGCGAGGTGGACCGCCTCCTCCGCGAAGGCGTGTTCGTCGACCTGTACCCGCTGGTGCTGCGCACCGTGCGGGTCGGGTCGCGGTCCTACTCCATCAAGAAGCTCGAGCCGCTCTACATGGGGGAGGACGTGCGCACGAGCGACGTCCAGAAGGGCGACGACTCCATCGTGCAGTATGTCGCGGCGCGGGAACTCGCGGCAGCGGGCGCGCAGGCCGAGGCCGACGCCGTGCTCGCCGACCTCGCCGACTACAACCGCTACGACTGCGTCTCGACCCGCCGGCTGCGCAACTGGCTCATCGAGATCGCCCGCGCGGAGGGCGTGACGCCGGCCCCGCCGGACGATGCGGACGAGGTCATCTACGAGCCGTCGCCGCGTTCGCTCGCTCTGCTCGGCGACGCGGAGCGTGCGGTGGAGGTCGGTGACGACGGGCTCGTGCACCGGATCGCGGCGGCCGCCATCGACTACTTCCCGCGCGAGGCGAAGAGCTTCTGGGTCGCGCACTTCCAGCGGCTTCGGGAGCCGGTCACCATGTGGGACGGCACGCGCGACGTGGTGAAGGTCGATGCGACCCGCTCGCGGGTGCGCCGCGACTGGAGCATCGGCGAAGGCCGCCGAGTGCTGTCGCGGGAGCTCGAGATCCGCGGCGAGGTGTCCCCGGGCACGACGCTCGGCCCCGGCGCGCAGCCGTTCGCGCTCTACGACGTCCCGGCCCCGTTCGACACCGACGTCCCGTCGCGGGCCGTGCACGTGCCGCACGGGGTCACAGTCGTCGAGGTGCTGGACGACGGGTACCTCGTGGTCGAGTCCGCCGTGCAGGGACAGACCTGGGACGACCTCCCCGTCGCGTTGACCCCTGCCGCGCCGCCTCGCGTGGTGTCGCTGCAGCAGGCGATCGACGAGTGGGCGGACGCGGTGCACGCGGCCGCCCCCGACTTCCCTGAGGACGCGGCCACCGACATCCTGCGCCGCCTGCCTCCGCGCACGGTGTCGGGGAACGCGCTTCCGGCCGCCGGCGACGATCCGATCGACGCGATCGTCCGCGGAGTCCTCGACCTCGACCGCAGCTACCTCGCGGTGCAGGGGCCTCCGGGCACAGGGAAGACCTACACCGGCTCGCAGGTGATCGCCCGGCTCGTCAACGAGCACGGCTTCCGCATCGGCGTCGTCGCGCAGTCCCACGCGATCATCGAGACGCTCCTGGAGCGCGTCGTCGCCGACGGTGTCGCCCCGGGTCAGGTGGCGAAGTGCCCCAAGGATGCCGACGCCGATCCCGGCTACACGGTGATCCCGAAGACCGGGATGGCCGCCTTCCTCGCCGAGCATGAGAACGAGGGTGCCGTCGTGGGCGGCACCGCGTGGGACTTCAGCAACACGCAGCGGGTCGCCAGGGGAGAGCTCGACCTGCTCGTGATCGACGAGGCCGGACAGTTCTCGCTCGCCTCCACCATCGCGGTGGCCGCCGGTGCGCAGCGGCTCCTGCTCCTCGGCGACCCTCAGCAGCTGCCCCAGGTCAGCCAGGGCGCCCACCCGGAGCCGGTGGACACCTCTGCGCTCGGCTGGGTGATGGACGGCGATCCCGTCGTGCGTCCGGAGTACGGCTACTTCCTCGCCCGCTCCTGGCGCATGCACCCGTATGTCGCGGCTCCGGTGTCGAAGCTCGCCTACGCCGGGAAGCTCGCGTCCGCTCCCGGTACCGAGCGGCGCGCGGTCGAGGGCATCGACCCGGGCCTCCACGTGGTGCCGCTGCGGCACCGCGGCAACGCGACCCAGTCCCCGGAGGAAGCCGCCGAGGTGGTGCGTATCGTCCGCGACCTCGTCGGCCGCACCTTCCACGACAACGACGCGGAGGGCAGCGTCCGCCCGCTGAAGCCGGAGGACATCATCGTGGTGGCGCCGTACAACGCGCAGCGGCAGCTCGTGCACGATGCGCTCGCGGCGGCCGGTTTCGGCGGGGTCCCGGTGGGGACCGTCGACAACTTCCAGGGCAAGGAGGCGGTCGTCTCTATCACGACGCTCGCCGCGTCGAGCGGTCGGGATGCCCCGCGGGGCCCGGAGTTCCTGCTGCTGCAGAACCGGCTCAACGTGGCGATCTCCCGCGCGCAGGTCGTGGCCTACCTCATCCACTCGCCGGCGCTGCTCGACGATCTGCCGTACACGCCCGAGGGCGTCGCGAGGCTCAGCGCCTTCGCCCGCCTGGTGGGCGCGGCTGAAGAGGAGGAATCATGA